One segment of Pyrococcus sp. ST04 DNA contains the following:
- a CDS encoding cystathionine gamma-synthase family protein, with the protein MKPLHSPLYITAVFKQVGDAYLTERGTELKYSREENPTAKYLEEKLAKLENADNALAFNSGMGAIATLYFTLLKSGDEVVLSMEGYGTTIELARLLDKFGIKVRLAYPNAEKICEAVTERTKLVLVETMTNPTLKVIDIPEVAKRCNEVGATLIVDNTFVTPILYKPLEDGARFVVHSLTKYIAGHNDVVGGAVLWNGEFNQELWDWRRRLGTIIQPFDAWMIERGMRTLEVRFERQSKSALAIAEFLREHPKVREVHYPGLKDDPYHKIAKKLFARNLYGGVVAFDIGNEANALAFLRALKKIFPSPSLGGVESIATYPVKSAAKNMDDSQRKLLGITKGLIRLSVGLEPLEELIEDLDHALEVVK; encoded by the coding sequence ATGAAACCCCTTCACTCTCCCCTCTACATCACAGCCGTGTTTAAACAAGTGGGTGACGCTTATCTGACCGAGAGGGGGACTGAGCTAAAATATTCAAGAGAGGAGAATCCAACTGCAAAATATCTAGAAGAAAAACTAGCCAAGCTTGAAAATGCTGATAATGCCCTCGCCTTTAACAGCGGAATGGGAGCAATTGCTACATTATATTTTACCCTACTTAAATCCGGAGATGAAGTAGTTCTATCAATGGAAGGATATGGAACCACAATAGAACTCGCGAGGCTTCTTGACAAGTTTGGAATAAAAGTCAGGCTAGCCTATCCAAACGCTGAAAAGATATGCGAGGCCGTAACAGAGAGAACCAAACTAGTCTTAGTGGAAACAATGACGAACCCCACACTAAAAGTCATCGACATTCCAGAGGTGGCAAAAAGGTGTAACGAAGTTGGAGCGACACTCATAGTGGATAATACGTTCGTTACTCCAATCCTCTATAAGCCCCTTGAAGATGGAGCAAGATTTGTGGTGCACAGTCTTACGAAGTACATTGCCGGCCACAACGATGTTGTTGGAGGAGCAGTCTTGTGGAATGGAGAATTCAATCAAGAGCTTTGGGACTGGAGGAGAAGACTCGGAACAATAATTCAGCCTTTTGATGCCTGGATGATTGAAAGAGGAATGAGAACGCTGGAAGTTAGATTTGAAAGGCAGAGTAAAAGCGCTCTAGCAATTGCCGAGTTTCTTAGGGAGCATCCAAAAGTTAGAGAGGTTCACTATCCTGGCCTGAAAGATGACCCATACCATAAAATCGCAAAGAAGCTCTTTGCAAGAAACCTTTACGGAGGCGTTGTAGCGTTTGACATTGGAAATGAGGCTAACGCTCTCGCCTTCTTAAGAGCCCTCAAGAAAATCTTCCCCTCCCCCTCTCTTGGTGGTGTCGAAAGTATAGCAACGTATCCAGTCAAGAGTGCCGCAAAAAACATGGATGATAGCCAAAGAAAACTTTTAGGGATAACTAAGGGATTAATAAGACTATCTGTTGGGTTGGAGCCTTTAGAAGAGCTTATTGAAGATCTGGATCATGCCTTGGAGGTGGTAAAATGA
- a CDS encoding 5-methyltetrahydropteroyltriglutamate--homocysteine methyltransferase: MIVPALIGSLPRPIGLAKKIEQYSIGRLSEEKLEEAYREYTRRAFENLKKAKIKIITDGLYRWDDIFNPFIRFIEGIEINGLFKFYENNFFYRSPVVKGDLALRENPIPEWIKIAQDIREKVYPESTLKAVLPGPVTLAYHSINEHYKSLNDLTEAYKDVLKELIKELDVKIVELQEPALAAELSKATREVEEHVDKEVAKKVIEELAKVKKLWVVTYFGTPQILPKDVILNVDVIDGEVPGEYSGEIGLGIIDARETKMERTDRLKDKLRKYLAKFDHVYVTPNTLLDFLPESVAWRKLKLLGRLGGE; this comes from the coding sequence ATGATAGTCCCAGCCCTTATTGGAAGCTTACCTAGACCAATTGGTCTGGCAAAGAAGATTGAACAGTATTCGATAGGTAGACTAAGTGAAGAAAAACTTGAGGAGGCCTACAGAGAATACACCAGAAGAGCATTTGAAAACCTAAAGAAAGCGAAAATCAAGATAATAACTGACGGCCTCTACAGATGGGATGACATATTCAACCCATTCATAAGGTTCATTGAGGGAATTGAGATAAACGGTCTCTTCAAGTTCTATGAAAACAACTTCTTCTACCGATCCCCAGTAGTTAAAGGGGATCTCGCCCTGAGGGAAAACCCAATCCCCGAATGGATAAAGATAGCCCAGGATATAAGAGAAAAAGTTTATCCTGAGTCAACTCTTAAAGCTGTCCTTCCCGGACCGGTAACTTTGGCCTATCACTCAATAAACGAGCACTATAAGAGCCTAAACGATCTGACAGAGGCCTATAAAGATGTTCTAAAAGAACTAATAAAAGAGCTTGATGTCAAAATTGTCGAGCTTCAGGAACCTGCCTTGGCTGCAGAGCTCTCAAAAGCAACGAGGGAAGTAGAAGAGCACGTAGATAAGGAAGTTGCAAAGAAAGTCATAGAAGAGCTAGCAAAGGTGAAGAAGCTCTGGGTCGTTACATACTTTGGAACCCCGCAAATTCTTCCTAAGGATGTTATACTCAACGTTGACGTCATAGATGGAGAGGTACCAGGAGAGTACTCTGGAGAGATAGGATTAGGAATCATCGACGCTAGGGAAACCAAAATGGAAAGGACAGACAGGTTGAAGGACAAGCTGAGAAAATACCTCGCCAAATTTGACCATGTTTATGTAACCCCAAATACGCTGTT
- a CDS encoding methylenetetrahydrofolate reductase C-terminal domain-containing protein has protein sequence MRVPGCPKDLLNGPCGGALNGICEVDGRRCPWFSVMERFELLDGAPLLVEHPIIIEMERKYEGDVKIRRSKFISNLEKGKALAVEFPLRVFEKGIREFKEVGDIYTVPDNPLGYPHISPTALATWLKIRGFSVMPHLTAKDRNAVAIASEFRTAIEFGFEGVLITTGDWPGFMIQSKPVFDLDSANMIKMARLMFSGILPTGERISIDERPFIAGTMNPNYPEKVEGKRLARKIIAGVDLVFTQVVASIKAVNRIPKIMEEAKKFSTREVPVVVSILYPMTKELEGTLKKMGIETGNTFEEIIQEISSLELGGVNLIVFNDSNWDSLLEEAIEILKEVIL, from the coding sequence ATGAGAGTCCCAGGATGTCCAAAAGATCTGCTGAACGGTCCATGTGGAGGAGCATTAAATGGAATATGCGAGGTTGATGGTAGAAGATGTCCTTGGTTTTCAGTTATGGAAAGGTTCGAGCTCCTTGATGGAGCTCCTCTCTTAGTAGAACACCCAATAATCATAGAAATGGAGAGAAAATATGAGGGAGATGTTAAAATAAGGAGAAGCAAATTCATCAGCAATCTGGAAAAAGGCAAAGCCTTGGCTGTTGAATTTCCTCTAAGGGTTTTTGAGAAAGGTATTAGAGAGTTCAAAGAAGTCGGAGACATATATACTGTTCCCGATAATCCACTTGGATATCCTCACATCTCTCCCACGGCCCTCGCCACGTGGTTAAAGATCAGAGGTTTCAGTGTAATGCCGCACTTAACAGCCAAAGATAGAAATGCCGTTGCTATAGCTTCAGAGTTCAGAACCGCCATAGAATTTGGATTTGAAGGCGTCTTGATAACAACTGGAGATTGGCCAGGATTCATGATCCAAAGTAAGCCAGTCTTTGATCTAGATTCAGCCAACATGATCAAGATGGCACGACTCATGTTCTCAGGGATTCTTCCCACAGGAGAAAGAATATCCATTGACGAGAGACCCTTCATTGCAGGAACTATGAATCCGAATTATCCGGAAAAAGTTGAAGGAAAAAGATTAGCAAGAAAAATAATTGCTGGAGTCGACTTAGTCTTTACCCAAGTTGTGGCAAGCATTAAAGCAGTAAATAGAATTCCAAAGATAATGGAGGAAGCCAAAAAGTTTTCTACAAGGGAAGTTCCAGTTGTTGTGTCTATTCTTTATCCAATGACCAAGGAACTAGAAGGGACTCTAAAGAAAATGGGGATAGAAACTGGTAATACATTCGAAGAGATAATTCAGGAAATATCCTCATTGGAACTTGGAGGTGTAAATTTGATTGTATTTAACGACTCTAATTGGGATTCTCTACTCGAGGAAGCTATTGAAATCTTGAAGGAGGTGATTTTATGA